One Denticeps clupeoides chromosome 3, fDenClu1.1, whole genome shotgun sequence DNA window includes the following coding sequences:
- the LOC114786883 gene encoding ER degradation-enhancing alpha-mannosidase-like protein 3 isoform X1, translated as MEGAALVLTALLLSGAAGQEAPGMTAEEKTRIRDQILEMFDHAYGSYMKYAYPADELMPLSCRGRVRGLEPNRGDVDDSLGKFSLTLIDTLDTLVLLNKFDEFEEAVKKTMRDVRLDNDVVVSVFETNIRVLGGLLGAHVMADHLRQRGDRMQWYRDELLHMAKDLGYRLLPAFNTTSGLPYPRVNLRYGVLNPLSRTGTESDTCTACAGTMILEFAALSRLSGDSVFEDHARKAMDVLWEKRQRGSDLVGTVINIHNGDWVRRDSGVGAGIDSYYEYLMKAYILLGDTVYLDRFNTHYIAIMKYISQPPLLLSVHMHNPTVSVRSWMDSLLAFFPGLQVLRGDLKPAIETHEMLYQVTKQHKFLPEAFTTEFRVHWGQHPLRPEFAESTYFLYKATGDPYYLKVGQSIVEKLNAHTRVPCGFAAVQDVRTGTHEDRMDSFFLAEMFKYLYLLFSEKSQLPFDIDDYVFTTEAHLLPVSLSTTRPPCLGNHTVRAPYNEWITVDSSFLCGSILERRRSQEDDLFTYSCPSTQTLFPNNPSFAKSIRDGYKYLTGVGRAHHTLPVRTIELPLHDTGLEPVEFLKSMGISLTPLNEAAGGAGSQEKGVYRVKLVAEVTQSPEEEEEVVPHIVQLISPPFLGRTVLTAGPAKFGMDLTRQEHGVKGKIVRSEPYSACGPILNPEALQGHVAVALRGDCMFAAKARRLQEAGAVGVIFIDHREGSSSAETPLFQMVGDGATTDDITVPLVFLFSQEGAVLTSALQEHSNVDVLLLPKERQMGRDRPEKLNIRLRLTKKEQEEEEEGKDASTFQLLLEPGDGMIDERTPPADHCAASEEVRQP; from the exons GTTTTCTCTCACGTTGATTGATACCTTGGATACACTGGTT TTGTTAAATAAGTTTGACGAGTTTGAGGAGGCAGTGAAGAAGACCATGAGGGATGTCAGACTGGACAATGACGTGGTTGTCTCCGTCTTTGAAACAAACATCCGTGTGCTGGG TGGCCTGCTGGGGGCGCATGTGATGGCCGATCATCTGCGACAGCGCGGGGACCGGATGCAGTGGTACAGAGACGAGCTTCTGCACATGGCCAAAGATCTGGGCTATCGACTGCTGCCTGCGTTTAATACCACCAGCGGGCTGCCTTACCCACGG GTGAACCTACGGTATGGCGTCCTTAACCCCCTCTCCCGTACTGGGACCGAGTCAGACACCTGCACAGCATGTGCAGGGACGATGATTCTGGAATTTGCTGCTCTCAGTAGGCTGTCTGGGGACTCTGTGTTTGAG gatcATGCTCGGAAAGCCATGGATGTTCTATGggaaaagagacagagaggaagtgACCTTGTTGGTACTGTTATAAACATCCATAATGGAGATTGGGTTCGTCGAG ACAGTGGTGTCGGTGCTGGGATCGACTCATATTATGAGTATCTGATGAAGGCCTACATCCTGTTGGGAGACACTGTTTACTTGGACAGATTCAACACT CACTACATCGCCATCATGAAGTACATCAGTCAGCCCCCGCTGCTTCTGAGCGTCCACATGCACAACCCCACAGTGAGCGTGCGCAGCTGGATGGACTCTCTGTTGGCCTTTTTCCCCGGCTTGCAG GTGCTGAGAGGAGATCTGAAACCAGCCATCGAGACCCATGAGATGCTCTATCAGGTCACCAAGCAACACAAGTTCCTGCCCGAG GCTTTCACTACTGAGTTCAGAGTTCACTGGGGCCAGCATCCACTGCGGCCTGAGTTTGCAGAGAGCACTTACTTTCTGTACAAG GCCACAGGGGACCCATACTATTTGAAAGTTGGCCAGTCCATTGTGGAAAAACTGAATGCCCATACACGGGTGCCCTGTGGCTTTGCTGCTGTACAGGACGTCAGGACGGGCACACACGAGGACAG GATGGACTCGTTTTTCTTGGCTGAGATGTTTAAGTACCTTTACCTGCTCTTCTCTGAGAAGAGTCAGCTTCCGTTTGATATCGATGACTACGTCTTCACTACGGAGGCCCACCTGCTGCCGGTGTCGTTGTCCACAACTCGGCCCCCATGCCTGGGCAACCACACGGTCAGAGCCCCTTACAACGAGTGGATCACAGTAGACTCCTCTTTTCTCTGTGGATCAATCTTG gagAGGCGCAGAAGTCAGGAGGATGACCTCTTTACATACTCATGTCCCAGCACACAAACTCTATTCCCAAACAACCCTTCCTTTGCCAAGAGCATTAGAGATGGATACAAATACCTCACTGGTGTGGGCCGTGCCCACCACACCTTACCTGTCAG GACCATCGAGCTGCCCCTTCATGACACAGGGTTAGAGCCAGTTGAGTTCCTGAAAAGCATGGGCATTTCTCTAACGCCACTCAACGAGGCTGCCGGAGGTGCAGGGTCACAG GAGAAAGGTGTTTACAGAGTAAAGTTAGTAGCAGAGGTCACTCAGAgcccagaggaggaggaggaggtggtgccACACATCGTCCAGCTCATCTCCCCCCCATTTTTGGGTAGAACAGTCCTTACTGCAGGACCAGCAAAGTTTGGAATGGACCTTACCAGACAGGAGCATGGG GTAAAGGGCAAAATAGTTAGAAGTGAGCCCTACTCTGCCTGCGGCCCTATTTTGAATCCAGAGGCCCTCCAGGGCCATGTCGCTGTTGCACTGAGAGGGGACTGCATGTTTGCAGCTAAAGCACGACGCCTCCAGGAGGCTGGGGCCGTTGGTGTCATCTTCATTG ACCACAGAGAAGGCAGCAGCAGTGCGGAGACACCCCTGTTTCAGATGGTTGGAGATGGGGCCACTACTGATGATATTACTGTGCCTCTGGTGTTCCTGTTCAGTCAAGAGGGGGCAGTGCTGACCTCTGCCCTGCAGGAGCACAGCAATGTGGACGTGCTTCTTCTTCCCAAAGAGCGCCAAATGGGCAGGG ACAGACCAGAAAAACTGAACATCAGATTGCGTCTGACCAAAaaagagcaggaggaagaggaggaggggaaagatgcctctacTTTCCAGCTTCTGCTGGAGCCAGGCGATGGCATGATTGATGAGAGGACACCCCCTGCTGATCACTGTGCTGCTTCAGAGGAGGTCAGGCAGCCTTGA
- the LOC114786883 gene encoding ER degradation-enhancing alpha-mannosidase-like protein 3 isoform X2, producing MEGAALVLTALLLSGAAGQEAPGMTAEEKTRIRDQILEMFDHAYGSYMKYAYPADELMPLSCRGRVRGLEPNRGDVDDSLGKFSLTLIDTLDTLVLLNKFDEFEEAVKKTMRDVRLDNDVVVSVFETNIRVLGGLLGAHVMADHLRQRGDRMQWYRDELLHMAKDLGYRLLPAFNTTSGLPYPRVNLRYGVLNPLSRTGTESDTCTACAGTMILEFAALSRLSGDSVFEDHARKAMDVLWEKRQRGSDLVGTVINIHNGDWVRRDSGVGAGIDSYYEYLMKAYILLGDTVYLDRFNTHYIAIMKYISQPPLLLSVHMHNPTVSVRSWMDSLLAFFPGLQVLRGDLKPAIETHEMLYQVTKQHKFLPEAFTTEFRVHWGQHPLRPEFAESTYFLYKATGDPYYLKVGQSIVEKLNAHTRVPCGFAAVQDVRTGTHEDRMDSFFLAEMFKYLYLLFSEKSQLPFDIDDYVFTTEAHLLPVSLSTTRPPCLGNHTERRRSQEDDLFTYSCPSTQTLFPNNPSFAKSIRDGYKYLTGVGRAHHTLPVRTIELPLHDTGLEPVEFLKSMGISLTPLNEAAGGAGSQEKGVYRVKLVAEVTQSPEEEEEVVPHIVQLISPPFLGRTVLTAGPAKFGMDLTRQEHGVKGKIVRSEPYSACGPILNPEALQGHVAVALRGDCMFAAKARRLQEAGAVGVIFIDHREGSSSAETPLFQMVGDGATTDDITVPLVFLFSQEGAVLTSALQEHSNVDVLLLPKERQMGRDRPEKLNIRLRLTKKEQEEEEEGKDASTFQLLLEPGDGMIDERTPPADHCAASEEVRQP from the exons GTTTTCTCTCACGTTGATTGATACCTTGGATACACTGGTT TTGTTAAATAAGTTTGACGAGTTTGAGGAGGCAGTGAAGAAGACCATGAGGGATGTCAGACTGGACAATGACGTGGTTGTCTCCGTCTTTGAAACAAACATCCGTGTGCTGGG TGGCCTGCTGGGGGCGCATGTGATGGCCGATCATCTGCGACAGCGCGGGGACCGGATGCAGTGGTACAGAGACGAGCTTCTGCACATGGCCAAAGATCTGGGCTATCGACTGCTGCCTGCGTTTAATACCACCAGCGGGCTGCCTTACCCACGG GTGAACCTACGGTATGGCGTCCTTAACCCCCTCTCCCGTACTGGGACCGAGTCAGACACCTGCACAGCATGTGCAGGGACGATGATTCTGGAATTTGCTGCTCTCAGTAGGCTGTCTGGGGACTCTGTGTTTGAG gatcATGCTCGGAAAGCCATGGATGTTCTATGggaaaagagacagagaggaagtgACCTTGTTGGTACTGTTATAAACATCCATAATGGAGATTGGGTTCGTCGAG ACAGTGGTGTCGGTGCTGGGATCGACTCATATTATGAGTATCTGATGAAGGCCTACATCCTGTTGGGAGACACTGTTTACTTGGACAGATTCAACACT CACTACATCGCCATCATGAAGTACATCAGTCAGCCCCCGCTGCTTCTGAGCGTCCACATGCACAACCCCACAGTGAGCGTGCGCAGCTGGATGGACTCTCTGTTGGCCTTTTTCCCCGGCTTGCAG GTGCTGAGAGGAGATCTGAAACCAGCCATCGAGACCCATGAGATGCTCTATCAGGTCACCAAGCAACACAAGTTCCTGCCCGAG GCTTTCACTACTGAGTTCAGAGTTCACTGGGGCCAGCATCCACTGCGGCCTGAGTTTGCAGAGAGCACTTACTTTCTGTACAAG GCCACAGGGGACCCATACTATTTGAAAGTTGGCCAGTCCATTGTGGAAAAACTGAATGCCCATACACGGGTGCCCTGTGGCTTTGCTGCTGTACAGGACGTCAGGACGGGCACACACGAGGACAG GATGGACTCGTTTTTCTTGGCTGAGATGTTTAAGTACCTTTACCTGCTCTTCTCTGAGAAGAGTCAGCTTCCGTTTGATATCGATGACTACGTCTTCACTACGGAGGCCCACCTGCTGCCGGTGTCGTTGTCCACAACTCGGCCCCCATGCCTGGGCAACCACACG gagAGGCGCAGAAGTCAGGAGGATGACCTCTTTACATACTCATGTCCCAGCACACAAACTCTATTCCCAAACAACCCTTCCTTTGCCAAGAGCATTAGAGATGGATACAAATACCTCACTGGTGTGGGCCGTGCCCACCACACCTTACCTGTCAG GACCATCGAGCTGCCCCTTCATGACACAGGGTTAGAGCCAGTTGAGTTCCTGAAAAGCATGGGCATTTCTCTAACGCCACTCAACGAGGCTGCCGGAGGTGCAGGGTCACAG GAGAAAGGTGTTTACAGAGTAAAGTTAGTAGCAGAGGTCACTCAGAgcccagaggaggaggaggaggtggtgccACACATCGTCCAGCTCATCTCCCCCCCATTTTTGGGTAGAACAGTCCTTACTGCAGGACCAGCAAAGTTTGGAATGGACCTTACCAGACAGGAGCATGGG GTAAAGGGCAAAATAGTTAGAAGTGAGCCCTACTCTGCCTGCGGCCCTATTTTGAATCCAGAGGCCCTCCAGGGCCATGTCGCTGTTGCACTGAGAGGGGACTGCATGTTTGCAGCTAAAGCACGACGCCTCCAGGAGGCTGGGGCCGTTGGTGTCATCTTCATTG ACCACAGAGAAGGCAGCAGCAGTGCGGAGACACCCCTGTTTCAGATGGTTGGAGATGGGGCCACTACTGATGATATTACTGTGCCTCTGGTGTTCCTGTTCAGTCAAGAGGGGGCAGTGCTGACCTCTGCCCTGCAGGAGCACAGCAATGTGGACGTGCTTCTTCTTCCCAAAGAGCGCCAAATGGGCAGGG ACAGACCAGAAAAACTGAACATCAGATTGCGTCTGACCAAAaaagagcaggaggaagaggaggaggggaaagatgcctctacTTTCCAGCTTCTGCTGGAGCCAGGCGATGGCATGATTGATGAGAGGACACCCCCTGCTGATCACTGTGCTGCTTCAGAGGAGGTCAGGCAGCCTTGA